One genomic segment of Clostridium saccharoperbutylacetonicum N1-4(HMT) includes these proteins:
- a CDS encoding sensor histidine kinase — protein MKLWQKIYLFSLLLLIFTLNIAGFILIQKLHNDLLEKEVDKCLAEQKFIVTEFNINSLALQKVYYLDSSPDINMSISALMGEYKSLINPEADEHGRVEILDQKNKILYSDLEFPVSKEKQELEALSEGKTNYIIRTLEGKQFLYVSSLVEVYNTPLKILYSKNISNIYKEKMNQYVLFMKLDLLICTIFAVFMYFISRLITKPINTLIASTQKISSGKYSERVKLKSKDEFNMLSNNFNLMAQTIEDKINELEISNIEKETFINNLTHELKTPLTSIIGYANLIRTSKYDEELFFEAADYIYKEGKRLEKMAFKMMDLIYAKTQEIELLPEKIMPIIKEVEKSFQVKLEEKNIELIIKGEDCIFDMDKDLIKMTLCNLIENAIKASESNSKIYLKVSVLENKTYISISDFGSGMAKEHLDKIWQPFYVVDKARSRKSNGAGIGLSICKKIVEVHNADIEINSELGKGTEVSLIFNN, from the coding sequence ATGAAGTTATGGCAAAAAATATATCTTTTTTCCTTATTATTACTTATATTTACGTTGAATATTGCAGGATTTATATTAATTCAAAAGTTACATAATGATTTATTAGAAAAAGAAGTTGATAAATGTCTTGCAGAACAAAAGTTTATTGTTACAGAATTTAATATTAATTCTTTGGCTTTGCAAAAAGTATATTATTTAGATTCTTCTCCCGATATTAATATGTCAATAAGCGCTTTGATGGGAGAATACAAAAGTTTGATTAATCCTGAAGCTGATGAGCATGGGAGAGTAGAAATTTTAGATCAGAAAAATAAAATATTGTATTCAGACTTAGAATTTCCTGTTTCAAAGGAAAAACAGGAATTAGAAGCCCTTTCAGAAGGAAAAACCAACTATATTATTCGTACATTGGAGGGAAAGCAATTTTTATATGTAAGTAGCTTGGTTGAAGTATATAATACTCCATTAAAAATACTCTACTCTAAAAATATTTCTAACATATATAAAGAAAAAATGAATCAATATGTACTATTTATGAAATTGGATCTTCTTATTTGTACTATTTTTGCTGTTTTTATGTATTTTATAAGTAGATTAATAACAAAACCAATAAATACATTAATAGCATCAACTCAAAAAATATCGTCAGGAAAATACTCTGAAAGGGTAAAGCTTAAATCAAAAGATGAATTTAATATGCTTTCAAATAATTTTAATTTGATGGCACAGACAATAGAAGATAAAATAAATGAATTAGAAATATCTAATATTGAAAAAGAAACTTTTATAAATAATTTAACTCATGAACTTAAGACGCCATTAACTTCTATAATTGGATATGCAAATTTAATTAGAACCTCAAAATATGATGAAGAATTATTTTTTGAAGCAGCAGATTATATTTATAAGGAAGGAAAAAGACTTGAAAAGATGGCTTTTAAGATGATGGATTTAATATATGCAAAAACTCAGGAAATTGAGCTATTGCCTGAAAAAATAATGCCAATAATAAAAGAAGTAGAAAAATCTTTTCAAGTTAAACTTGAGGAGAAAAATATTGAATTAATTATTAAAGGGGAAGATTGCATATTTGATATGGACAAGGACTTAATTAAGATGACACTATGCAATTTGATTGAAAATGCAATTAAAGCTTCTGAAAGTAACTCTAAAATATATTTAAAAGTATCAGTTTTAGAAAATAAGACTTATATCTCTATATCTGATTTTGGTTCAGGAATGGCTAAAGAACATTTAGATAAAATATGGCAGCCATTTTATGTTGTTGACAAGGCAAGAAGTAGAAAAAGTAATGGAGCAGGGATAGGACTTTCTATTTGTAAGAAGATAGTGGAAGTTCACAATGCAGATATTGAAATTAATAGTGAATTAGGAAAAGGGACAGAGGTAAGTTTAATTTTTAATAACTAA
- a CDS encoding tetratricopeptide repeat protein yields MWSILGIKETRDKLEIKEAYMRRLQKINPEDDEEGFKRLRAAYEEALKFADYDENLEEEDTTPIGIWVKKIREVYNNFSLRISEDAWRELLEDEVCFAIDSREEASNKLLEFLMDYFYVPKNIWLLFDEYFSWSEKIEELYNDFHESFVNYVSDRINPNYSDSLNYYSFEDIEDNKDYDSWIALFFKIQRDLNSNDLEEVKKDFENIEEYHINHPSLEYWKVRYYLIKEDYELARKNGEALLKKCPNETFALYGMGEVEWQSKNFDKAKEYYSKCIEINPNDYNSKVGLADCFLETDNLDEAERLFEEALDVNSYDDYVRERLYILYDKRIEEFEAKCAENPEDLKTKLQLGWYYYNNEKYDEIIKLCESFKPDEDDENQYCDLSSRAYFSKNNYDKALEYLDKWQENLLAEEDENEYKQQELEMVYYQKGRIFSTKEEYESSLDFYNKVLEINENKISALNNKGFVLNKLGRFEESIAAIDKGLEINNNDVFLHMNRAEGLFNLNYYREAMDEANIAISIYQYYTKPYLIKMKIFNIYEEYEEMLTIAEELEKYNIANEETNLYKIKALSNSNKSEEAEKLAIDMLENEESDLAHKILFELAIIYYDRSLFDKALEYINDAIENSNNEEEYLYFRASTYRYLGSFGFAIKDYETLINANKENPRYYPFLKKGQIFEELREYEKALECYKEVLALDPENRTINNSIGEMYDALDDYDNALDYYNKQIEIERGAYYYLNRGLLYARNGKFDEAEDDYRCAIELEPENPYAYNSLGYLYERKNEADKSIPYYKKAIEADVDKRDLRFYRNIIACYKKLDENELALEYYDKAIEDYSDDDELYYRKAKLLKKMKLYKEAIETYLKGIEVHKQQEETKINILEDFYDEISSAYKSMEEYDRAIEWSKKALEINPDSKYAYENMGRIYDDLKDYETAIKYYKLQVGVDKEKGINYLLIAAAYKELGNKEKAKLNYLTALSKFHKVEEKTPFEYSNIGSCYNGLENTSKAIEYLEMAINSELCEHCNFKECYDAYYVFGELYEREKEYKEALKYYKKALNVNNEDKSTLEAIERIEKLLK; encoded by the coding sequence TTGTGGAGTATTTTGGGAATAAAAGAGACAAGAGATAAACTGGAGATAAAGGAAGCATATATGAGAAGGCTTCAAAAGATAAATCCAGAAGATGATGAAGAAGGTTTTAAAAGATTAAGGGCAGCTTATGAAGAAGCTCTGAAATTTGCTGATTATGATGAAAATTTAGAAGAGGAAGATACTACACCAATTGGGATTTGGGTTAAGAAAATTAGAGAAGTATATAATAATTTTTCTTTAAGAATTAGTGAGGATGCATGGAGAGAGCTATTAGAAGATGAGGTTTGCTTTGCCATTGATTCTAGAGAAGAGGCAAGTAATAAATTACTTGAATTCCTAATGGATTATTTTTACGTACCTAAAAATATCTGGCTTTTGTTTGATGAATATTTTTCTTGGAGTGAAAAAATAGAAGAACTGTATAATGACTTTCATGAGAGTTTTGTTAACTATGTCAGTGATAGAATAAATCCTAATTATAGCGATAGTTTAAATTATTATTCATTTGAAGATATTGAGGATAATAAAGACTATGATTCATGGATAGCTTTATTTTTTAAGATTCAAAGAGATCTGAATAGTAATGATCTTGAAGAAGTAAAAAAAGATTTCGAAAATATTGAAGAATATCATATAAATCACCCTTCACTTGAATATTGGAAAGTGAGATATTATCTTATAAAAGAAGATTATGAACTTGCAAGAAAAAACGGGGAAGCTTTATTAAAGAAATGCCCTAATGAAACTTTTGCTCTTTACGGAATGGGGGAAGTTGAGTGGCAGAGTAAAAATTTTGATAAAGCAAAAGAATATTATAGTAAGTGTATTGAAATAAATCCTAATGATTATAATTCAAAAGTTGGACTAGCAGACTGCTTTTTAGAAACTGATAATTTAGATGAGGCTGAAAGGCTGTTTGAAGAAGCATTGGATGTTAACAGCTATGATGATTATGTTAGGGAAAGATTATATATTTTATATGATAAACGTATAGAAGAATTTGAAGCAAAATGTGCTGAAAATCCAGAAGATCTAAAAACTAAGCTTCAACTAGGCTGGTACTATTATAACAATGAAAAATATGATGAAATTATAAAGTTATGTGAGAGTTTTAAGCCAGATGAAGATGATGAGAATCAATATTGTGATTTAAGCAGCAGAGCATATTTTTCTAAAAATAACTATGATAAAGCTTTAGAATATCTAGATAAATGGCAGGAAAATTTACTTGCAGAGGAAGATGAAAATGAATATAAGCAGCAAGAGTTAGAAATGGTTTATTATCAAAAGGGACGAATATTTTCTACTAAAGAAGAGTATGAAAGTTCTCTAGACTTTTACAATAAAGTTTTAGAAATAAATGAAAATAAAATATCTGCATTAAATAATAAGGGGTTTGTTTTGAACAAACTTGGTAGATTTGAAGAAAGTATTGCGGCTATTGATAAAGGCTTGGAAATAAACAACAATGATGTATTTCTTCATATGAATAGGGCCGAGGGTTTATTTAATTTAAATTATTATAGAGAAGCTATGGATGAAGCTAATATAGCAATAAGCATTTATCAATACTACACTAAACCTTATTTAATCAAAATGAAAATATTTAACATTTATGAAGAATATGAAGAAATGCTTACAATTGCAGAAGAATTAGAAAAATATAATATAGCAAATGAGGAAACTAATCTTTATAAAATAAAAGCATTAAGCAATAGCAATAAAAGTGAAGAAGCTGAAAAGTTAGCTATAGATATGTTAGAAAATGAAGAAAGTGATTTAGCCCATAAAATACTGTTTGAGCTGGCTATTATATACTATGACAGAAGTTTATTTGATAAAGCATTAGAGTATATAAATGATGCCATTGAAAATTCAAATAATGAAGAGGAATATTTATATTTTAGAGCTTCAACTTATAGATACTTAGGATCTTTTGGCTTTGCAATTAAAGATTATGAAACTCTTATAAATGCCAATAAAGAAAATCCAAGATATTATCCATTCTTAAAGAAGGGACAAATTTTTGAGGAACTTAGAGAATATGAAAAAGCCTTGGAATGTTATAAGGAAGTCTTAGCATTAGATCCAGAAAATCGTACAATTAATAATTCTATAGGAGAAATGTATGATGCTCTTGATGATTATGATAATGCTTTAGATTACTATAACAAGCAAATTGAAATAGAAAGAGGTGCATATTACTATTTAAATAGAGGTCTCCTTTATGCTAGAAATGGTAAATTTGATGAAGCAGAGGACGATTATAGATGTGCAATTGAGCTAGAACCTGAAAATCCTTATGCTTATAATAGTCTTGGATATCTTTATGAAAGAAAAAATGAAGCTGATAAATCTATTCCATATTATAAAAAAGCAATAGAAGCAGATGTAGATAAAAGAGATTTAAGGTTCTATAGAAATATAATTGCTTGTTATAAAAAGTTAGATGAGAACGAACTAGCTTTAGAATATTACGATAAGGCAATTGAAGACTATAGTGATGACGATGAACTTTATTATAGAAAAGCTAAACTGTTAAAGAAAATGAAATTATATAAGGAAGCTATTGAAACTTATTTAAAAGGAATTGAAGTTCATAAACAGCAAGAAGAAACTAAAATAAATATTTTAGAAGATTTTTATGATGAAATTAGCAGTGCATATAAATCAATGGAAGAATATGATAGGGCAATAGAATGGTCTAAAAAGGCATTGGAAATAAATCCTGATTCAAAATATGCGTATGAGAATATGGGAAGAATTTATGATGATCTAAAGGATTATGAAACAGCCATAAAATATTATAAACTTCAGGTTGGTGTTGATAAGGAAAAAGGTATTAATTATTTATTAATAGCTGCAGCCTATAAAGAACTTGGAAATAAAGAAAAAGCAAAATTAAATTATTTGACTGCACTTTCCAAATTCCATAAGGTTGAAGAAAAAACACCTTTTGAGTATAGTAATATCGGAAGCTGTTACAATGGTTTAGAGAACACAAGTAAGGCTATAGAGTATTTGGAAATGGCTATTAATTCAGAGCTGTGTGAACATTGTAACTTTAAAGAATGCTATGATGCTTATTATGTTTTTGGAGAACTTTACGAAAGAGAAAAAGAATATAAAGAAGCTTTGAAATATTATAAAAAAGCGTTAAATGTAAACAATGAGGATAAATCAACTTTAGAAGCGATCGAAAGAATCGAAAAATTATTAAAATAA
- a CDS encoding DeoR/GlpR family DNA-binding transcription regulator — protein MFIEERHKHILDMLEQDGKVLVKDLSLQFKVSESMIRKDLQVLEKNNLLQRTYGGAINITRTIVNGESFFKRVEKNIDLKEVIAKKAYELINENDTIFLDASSISYMLTKLITENNRKITLITNMVEISSMISLDSKVHLIFIGGEYSPLVGGNIGFHSTEQIKLYRCNKAFIGCSGMDLRDGAISTGSSEDVGTKKAIMKISKELFLLAPNERFNLDGIFNFSNITDFHGIITEAKPNNTILTLLEQYDINLI, from the coding sequence ATGTTTATTGAAGAAAGACACAAGCATATTTTAGATATGCTTGAACAAGATGGGAAAGTATTAGTAAAAGATTTAAGTTTACAATTTAAAGTAAGTGAAAGCATGATCAGAAAAGATCTTCAAGTTCTAGAAAAAAACAACTTGCTCCAGCGTACTTATGGTGGTGCAATTAACATAACGCGCACTATAGTAAATGGTGAGAGCTTTTTCAAAAGAGTAGAAAAAAATATAGATTTAAAAGAAGTAATAGCGAAAAAGGCTTATGAACTAATAAATGAAAATGATACTATTTTTTTAGATGCCTCTAGCATATCCTATATGCTTACAAAACTAATTACAGAAAATAATAGAAAAATCACTTTAATTACAAATATGGTTGAGATTTCATCAATGATAAGTCTAGATTCAAAAGTACACTTAATCTTTATAGGTGGGGAATATAGTCCTCTTGTAGGCGGAAACATAGGTTTCCACTCAACTGAACAAATAAAACTTTATCGTTGTAATAAAGCTTTTATAGGCTGCAGCGGAATGGATCTTAGAGATGGAGCTATTAGCACTGGTAGTTCTGAAGATGTTGGCACTAAAAAGGCAATTATGAAAATATCTAAAGAATTATTTCTCTTAGCACCAAATGAGAGATTCAACTTAGATGGAATTTTTAATTTCTCAAATATAACTGATTTTCACGGTATAATTACTGAGGCTAAACCAAATAATACCATATTGACCTTACTGGAACAATATGATATAAATTTGATTTAG
- a CDS encoding GNAT family N-acetyltransferase, whose translation MIETDRLIVCPIKEIDYDDICEYGCDEETGKYMIHWPKTKDEISNFISDCIFFMSSENPAWYEFVIRLKETSKVIGNVSLIIKNSEAEIGWISNKKFWNNGYMSEAVKAVIKEAFNNLSVNRIIATCADMNIGSYKVMEKCSMKRLDLEKNYKATRSGNEKTYSKLTYVIDRGVI comes from the coding sequence ATGATTGAAACAGATAGATTAATTGTTTGTCCAATAAAAGAAATTGACTATGATGATATTTGTGAATATGGTTGTGATGAAGAAACTGGTAAATATATGATACATTGGCCAAAAACAAAAGATGAAATAAGTAATTTTATCAGTGATTGTATTTTCTTTATGAGTTCAGAAAATCCAGCATGGTATGAATTTGTTATAAGACTGAAAGAAACTTCAAAGGTTATTGGAAATGTTAGTTTAATTATTAAAAATTCCGAAGCAGAAATAGGGTGGATTTCAAATAAGAAGTTTTGGAATAATGGTTATATGAGTGAAGCAGTAAAGGCAGTAATTAAAGAAGCCTTTAATAATTTATCTGTAAATAGGATAATAGCAACTTGTGCAGATATGAATATTGGCTCTTATAAAGTTATGGAAAAGTGTAGTATGAAAAGATTGGATTTAGAGAAGAATTATAAAGCAACAAGAAGTGGAAATGAAAAAACTTATAGTAAATTGACTTATGTTATTGACAGAGGAGTCATTTGA
- a CDS encoding Cof-type HAD-IIB family hydrolase, with amino-acid sequence MKKAVFFDIDGTLLDCINGIMDITPRVKMAIRKLQEKGDYVFIATGRPYAFLSSALLDFGFDGFVLTNGSYVILNDKCLYKEAIDKEVIIELTSNFEKHDIEYILQGEKYSYIKDEHKKLHSFYDTYNISKKYLEGNYKLEDVDIYKIEMLCENTHGIDYCLSLEDKCFNYIYNSEDGSFELYSKRSSKASGILKILDFLNIPLENSYAFGDGKNDIEMLSTVGCGIAMGNADDYVKGYAKKVTDTVQNDGVALEIEKFIL; translated from the coding sequence ATGAAGAAAGCAGTATTTTTTGATATTGATGGAACCTTACTTGATTGTATAAATGGAATAATGGATATTACACCAAGAGTAAAGATGGCAATACGTAAATTGCAGGAAAAAGGAGATTATGTATTCATTGCAACTGGAAGACCATATGCGTTTCTTAGTAGTGCCTTGCTTGATTTTGGATTTGATGGCTTTGTGCTTACAAATGGTTCGTATGTAATACTTAACGATAAGTGTCTATATAAAGAAGCAATTGATAAAGAAGTTATTATAGAACTTACTTCAAATTTTGAAAAACATGATATTGAATATATACTACAAGGCGAGAAATATTCATATATAAAAGATGAACATAAGAAGTTACATTCATTTTATGATACTTATAATATATCTAAAAAGTATCTAGAGGGAAATTACAAACTTGAAGATGTTGATATATACAAGATAGAAATGTTATGCGAAAATACACATGGAATAGATTATTGCTTATCTCTTGAAGATAAATGCTTTAATTACATCTATAACTCAGAAGATGGTTCTTTTGAATTATATTCAAAAAGGAGTTCCAAAGCTTCTGGAATTTTAAAAATATTAGATTTCTTGAATATTCCTTTAGAGAATAGCTATGCTTTTGGTGATGGAAAAAATGATATAGAAATGTTGTCAACGGTTGGATGCGGAATAGCAATGGGAAATGCAGACGATTATGTAAAAGGTTATGCAAAAAAAGTTACAGATACAGTTCAAAATGATGGAGTGGCTTTAGAAATAGAAAAATTTATTTTATAG
- a CDS encoding molecular chaperone HscC: MIIGIDLGTTNSLVSYFSENGPVIIPNRLGENLTPSIVSIDEDEQIYVGQVAKERKILYPDFTAEVFKRSMGTQKKYKLGKKEFLAEELSSFVIRSLKEEAEEFLGQSITEAVISVPAYFNDSQRKATVRAGKLAGLKVERMINEPTAAAIAYGLHNKKSNTKFLVFDLGGGTFDISVLEVYKNIMEVRAVAGDNFLGGEDFTDILFNMFLKEKELDENSLDRKTLAHVRKQAELCKLGFSNGKVSLMKCKINDELIEYEVALEDYEKSCQLLLSKIRKPIERALGDAAIKVKEIEEIILVGGATKLPIVRNFVGKLFGMLPNTHINPDEAVALGASTQGAMKERNETIREIVLTDVCPYTLGTNVSVQRQGNYYESGHFFPIIERNTVIPVSRTERLYTVYDNQSEIRIEVLQGESRLAKNNLYLGEIVVPVQRKKAGEEAIDVTYTYDINSILEVEVTVVSTKLKKRIIIQQDGTNMTEEEIEERLAELKELKILPRDREENKLLLSRGERLYEESFGEIRQEIDVCMRKFEDILDKQDKIQIEEAAGELKAFFDEIESIDLLW, encoded by the coding sequence ATGATAATAGGAATTGACTTAGGAACAACAAACAGTTTGGTTTCTTATTTTTCAGAAAATGGTCCGGTAATTATACCAAATAGGCTAGGAGAAAATTTGACACCTTCAATTGTGAGTATTGATGAAGATGAACAAATATATGTTGGACAAGTTGCTAAAGAAAGAAAAATACTTTACCCTGATTTTACTGCAGAAGTATTTAAAAGAAGTATGGGAACTCAGAAAAAATATAAATTAGGGAAAAAGGAATTTTTAGCAGAAGAATTATCTTCATTTGTTATTCGTTCATTAAAAGAAGAGGCAGAAGAGTTTTTAGGACAATCAATAACTGAAGCTGTAATAAGTGTTCCAGCATATTTTAATGATTCTCAACGTAAAGCAACGGTTAGAGCTGGTAAACTTGCAGGATTAAAAGTTGAAAGAATGATTAATGAGCCAACAGCAGCTGCTATAGCATATGGGTTGCACAATAAAAAATCTAATACAAAATTTTTAGTTTTTGATTTAGGAGGAGGAACCTTTGATATTTCAGTATTGGAAGTCTATAAAAATATTATGGAAGTTAGGGCAGTAGCTGGAGATAATTTCTTAGGTGGGGAGGACTTTACTGATATTTTATTCAATATGTTTCTTAAAGAAAAGGAGCTTGATGAAAATTCATTAGATAGAAAAACTTTGGCACATGTAAGAAAACAAGCGGAACTATGCAAGTTAGGTTTTTCAAACGGAAAAGTTTCTTTAATGAAATGCAAAATTAATGATGAGTTAATAGAGTATGAAGTAGCACTTGAGGATTATGAAAAATCTTGCCAGTTATTACTATCAAAAATAAGAAAACCTATAGAAAGAGCACTTGGAGATGCAGCAATAAAGGTTAAGGAAATTGAAGAGATTATTTTAGTTGGAGGTGCAACCAAGTTACCTATAGTTAGGAACTTTGTAGGTAAATTATTTGGTATGCTGCCTAATACTCATATTAATCCAGATGAAGCAGTAGCCTTAGGAGCATCAACTCAAGGTGCAATGAAAGAAAGAAATGAAACAATAAGAGAAATAGTATTAACAGATGTATGTCCATATACACTTGGAACTAATGTATCTGTTCAAAGACAAGGAAATTACTATGAATCAGGACATTTCTTTCCGATAATTGAAAGAAATACGGTGATTCCAGTAAGCAGAACTGAAAGACTCTATACAGTTTATGATAATCAATCTGAAATTAGAATAGAAGTTTTGCAAGGTGAAAGTAGATTGGCTAAGAATAATTTATATCTTGGGGAAATTGTAGTTCCAGTTCAAAGAAAGAAGGCAGGGGAAGAGGCTATAGATGTAACCTATACTTATGATATAAATTCTATATTAGAGGTTGAAGTAACAGTAGTGTCTACAAAATTGAAAAAAAGAATTATAATTCAACAAGATGGAACTAATATGACAGAAGAAGAAATCGAAGAAAGGCTAGCAGAACTAAAGGAATTGAAAATTTTACCTAGGGATAGAGAAGAAAATAAATTGTTGTTATCTAGGGGAGAGAGATTGTATGAAGAGAGTTTTGGGGAAATAAGACAAGAAATAGATGTATGCATGAGAAAATTTGAAGACATACTAGACAAGCAGGATAAGATTCAAATTGAAGAAGCAGCTGGAGAACTAAAAGCTTTCTTTGACGAAATTGAAAGTATAGATTTGCTTTGGTAG
- a CDS encoding response regulator transcription factor, whose translation MKINILIVEDDEAISNLIKINLNMAGYGSKQIFDGVEAYNLLKEEAFDLILMDIMLPGMDGFELMEKIRELNTPVIFLTAKNGLADKVTGLKSGAEDYIVKPFETVELLARIEVVLRRYSKNNDCIEFKNLKIYEDERIVKKADEIIELTLKEFELILMLVKNKNIALSREYLLEKVWGYEYMGETRTIDTHIQKLRKKLEITEYIKTVYKIGYRLEE comes from the coding sequence TTGAAAATAAATATATTGATTGTAGAAGATGATGAGGCTATTTCTAATTTAATAAAAATAAATTTGAATATGGCTGGTTATGGAAGTAAGCAGATATTTGATGGAGTAGAAGCTTATAATTTATTAAAAGAGGAAGCTTTTGACTTAATACTTATGGATATTATGCTGCCAGGTATGGATGGCTTTGAATTAATGGAGAAAATAAGAGAATTAAATACACCAGTGATATTTTTGACAGCCAAAAATGGACTGGCTGACAAGGTTACAGGTTTAAAATCAGGTGCAGAAGACTATATTGTAAAACCTTTTGAAACTGTTGAGTTATTAGCGAGGATTGAAGTGGTTTTGAGGAGATATTCTAAAAATAATGATTGCATAGAATTTAAAAATTTGAAAATATATGAAGATGAACGAATAGTAAAAAAAGCTGATGAGATAATTGAACTTACTCTTAAAGAATTTGAACTCATTCTAATGCTAGTAAAAAATAAAAATATAGCCTTATCTCGGGAATATTTATTAGAAAAAGTATGGGGATATGAATACATGGGTGAAACAAGGACAATAGATACCCATATTCAAAAACTTAGAAAGAAATTAGAGATAACAGAATATATAAAAACTGTATATAAAATTGGATATAGATTAGAGGAGTAA
- a CDS encoding DMT family transporter: MNNSHKFIHYLLLFFGVLAISTSAIFVKLSAAPTPIIATYRLLFSTLMILPVVIFNKKYILEIKKLKFKQLGAVFSSGIFLAIHYILWFESLRYTSVASSTVLVTMQPLFAFIGSYFFFGEKLKKLSLFGGLLSILGSCIIGLGDFQIGGIALLGDLLALLAAGVITAYFLIGQSIRQELSLVVYVFICYLSSSVFLIGYSVILGYPLIGYQQSDWLCFLGLAFISTILGQTVLNWLIKWLNASTISMSILGEPVGTCILAYLILGESISYNQILGSIIILLGIGIFLIGKTRRQKIQEIIPNN, translated from the coding sequence TTGAATAATTCACATAAATTTATCCATTACTTATTATTATTTTTTGGAGTCTTAGCAATTTCTACATCTGCAATATTTGTAAAACTTTCAGCAGCACCTACTCCCATTATAGCCACATATAGATTGCTTTTCTCCACACTGATGATACTACCAGTAGTCATTTTTAATAAAAAATATATTTTAGAAATAAAAAAATTAAAATTCAAACAATTAGGTGCAGTTTTTTCTTCTGGAATTTTTCTTGCAATACATTATATACTTTGGTTTGAATCCTTACGCTATACTTCAGTTGCTAGTTCAACAGTTCTTGTTACTATGCAGCCTTTATTTGCTTTTATTGGAAGCTATTTTTTCTTTGGTGAGAAATTAAAAAAATTATCACTCTTTGGCGGTTTATTATCTATATTAGGTAGCTGCATAATAGGTTTAGGAGATTTTCAAATTGGTGGTATAGCATTACTTGGAGATTTACTTGCTTTATTAGCTGCTGGTGTCATTACAGCTTACTTTCTTATTGGACAAAGTATAAGACAGGAATTATCTTTAGTTGTTTATGTTTTTATTTGTTATTTGAGCAGCAGCGTATTCTTAATAGGATATTCCGTTATATTAGGATATCCACTTATAGGCTATCAACAATCTGATTGGCTATGTTTCCTAGGCTTAGCATTCATTTCGACAATACTTGGCCAAACAGTTTTAAACTGGTTGATTAAGTGGTTAAATGCTTCAACTATTTCTATGAGCATATTAGGTGAACCAGTTGGTACCTGTATATTAGCATATTTGATTCTTGGTGAATCTATTTCTTATAATCAAATTCTTGGATCAATAATCATATTACTAGGTATAGGCATATTTTTAATTGGCAAAACTAGACGACAAAAGATCCAAGAGATTATTCCCAATAATTAA